Proteins from a genomic interval of Yarrowia lipolytica chromosome 1E, complete sequence:
- a CDS encoding uncharacterized protein (Compare to YALI0E08316g, no similarity), producing MTEPNTSSTLSLPYTRGYDRVIIDSKDLAQTGRVSDNDLLLALSHTMNRSVDNIKHRLDYLSGLDESQIKRIRHARYPSTIDWESLFTFLSDRNWSALRASSNSRDNVWAKFDPIEDVLLLYHVYTSTSLHDAIDQLGQQFPHRLKKHWRSRYTLLKNQYSPEQLETRMKDAERMFILDTTLAYFQQKFPRFYSTNSDPNRPWFDEDDKEDDEGDADGPQTMFSSSEDKFILDTNALFASKRVPDRLLLKILEFVLSIGPYTIRKHLAELRQESEMVTLALKESALPENVDWPKFESAIMNLDENSTVADLKWPEITEAVSWEAGKFSTNEDRCLMAHLEVAATIFDGARAVHRKYPHKSLQQWHKRYYRLLADKGSVSKTTRIAAARFSERESEELFVEQYPDVYRFKDNKFSIIGEEDTVVEEPQPEPPSEPIPEHIPNPIPEPEEVLANVPRPQQTLPSGYDTSKFTRTQDKVIYAANKTATENNVTIEVLVQTVSYVLNRDPELVRQRLVTITTEMSQNEIARLQRHNYPYGIDWHQIKDFLISAQSKPKEAVDWNELYTRSRAFNVKKRLDDKERKALLAIAHSEKTPVAAMMKLHSLYPHRSRHAWSDSLRILKSKPNYLEEVRVAKQEYDHVTFKEHFTKSFPEYYGAKEVIRTVVDNNHNPKGKPRTEGSRYPLKPLKSKRVHVDEPNAESEKSLPAAPTTSAPKKSRKKRTKLLKDEAEQLKAEDLIRTVVQDAVDEGHVDPKDPAAADGLRPRRKRKAAAQIGSLAEAEIEEHDEQLSESQQSQQAPIEGDDMSMMDLSVDSINEEDLMRAVQNATNSVDDHILMEPNVVDVAVAAAAMRPEPAEEKEKRDKDEAFVPEDDDDEEEEMFN from the coding sequence ATGACTGAACCCAACACCTCGTCGACCCTGTCTCTGCCATACACCAGAGGTTATGACCGGGTGATCATCGACTCCAAGGATCTGGCCCAGACAGGCAGGGTCTCCGACAATGACCTGCTTTTAGCGCTGTCTCATACCATGAACCGTTCTGTCGACAATATCAAACACAGACTGGACTATCTGAGCGGGTTGGACGAATCTCAAATCAAGCGAATACGACACGCACGGTACCCAAGCACGATTGATTGGGAGTCGCTATTCACCTTTCTCTCAGACAGAAACTGGAGCGCTCTACGGGCTTCTTCCAACTCCAGAGATAATGTGTGGGCCAAGTTTGACCCCATTGAAGATGTGCTGTTGCTATATCACGTGTACACGAGTACGTCGTTACACGATGCCATCGACCAGCTTGGACAGCAGTTTCCGCATCGCCTGAAGAAACATTGGAGAAGCCGATACACGCTGTTGAAGAACCAGTATTCTCCTGAACAGCTGGAGACTCGAATGAAGGACGCTGAGCGCATGTTCATTCTTGATACAACCCTCGCATACTTTCAACAAAAGTTCCCGCGGTTCTATTCGACAAATTCAGACCCCAATCGACCGTGGTttgatgaagatgacaaggaggacgacgaagGAGACGCCGATGGACCCCAGACCATGTTTTCCAGCTCTGAGGACAAGTTCATCCTAGACACAAATGCCCTGTTTGCCTCCAAGCGCGTTCCCGACCGTTTGTTGCTCAAGATTCTTGAATTTGTGCTTTCGATCGGTCCCTATACTATCAGGAAACATCTGGCTGAGCTGCGACAAGAGTCGGAGATGGTCACACTTGCGCTCAAAGAGTCCGCATTGCCTGAGAACGTCGATTGGCCAAAATTCGAATCTGCAATCATGAATTTGGACGAAAACTCGACGGTGGCAGACCTGAAATGGCCCGAAATCACCGAGGCTGTGTCATGGGAGGCTGGCAAGTTCTCGACCAACGAAGACCGATGTCTGATGGCGCATCTGGAGGTAGCTGCTACCATTTTCGATGGAGCTCGAGCTGTTCATCGAAAGTATCCGCACAAGAGCCTTCAGCAGTGGCACAAGAGATACTATAGATTGCTGGCAGACAAGGGCAGTGTTTCGAAAACCACTCGAATCGCTGCAGCTCGTTTCAGCGAACGAGAAAGTGAagagctgtttgtggagCAGTATCCCGATGTTTACAGGTTCAAGGACAATAAGTTCAGCATCATTGGTGAAGAAGATACAGTTGTTGAAGAGCCCCAACCAGAGCCTCCATCCGAGCCTATCCCCGAACATATTCCCAACCCCATTCCCGAACCTGAGGAGGTGCTTGCTAATGTTCCCAGGCCTCAACAGACCCTGCCCTCTGGTTATGATACCTCCAAGTTCACCCGAACTCAGGATAAGGTGATTTACGCAGCTAACAAGACCGCCACAGAAAACAATGTCACCATTGAGGTGCTTGTTCAGACGGTGTCGTATGTTTTGAACAGAGACCCTGAGCTAGTTCGTCAGAGACTCGTCACTATCACCACCGAAATGTCTCAGAACGAGATCGCCCGCCTCCAGCGTCACAACTACCCCTATGGAATTGACTGGCATCAAATAAAGGACTTCCTGATCTCTGCCCAGAGCAAACCAAAGGAGGCTGTTGATTGGAATGAGCTGTATACCCGTTCTCGAGCATTCAACGTCAAGAAGCGACTGGATGACAAGGAGAGAAAGGCTCTCCTGGCGATCGCTCACTCGGAAAAGACTCCTGTGGCTGCCATGATGAAACTCCACAGCCTGTACCCTCATCGATCAAGACACGCCTGGAGTGACTCTTTGCGAATTCTCAAATCCAAGCCGAACTACCTGGAAGAGGTTCGAGTCGCTAAACAGGAGTATGACCACGTCACCTTCAAAGAGCACTTTACTAAGTCGTTCCCCGAATACTATGGTGCAAAGGAGGTGATTCGAACCGTTGTTGACAACAATCACAACCCCAAGGGTAAGCCTCGAACTGAAGGCTCTCGGTATCCTCTTAAACCGCTCAAGAGCAAGCGTGTTCATGTGGACGAGCCCAATGCCGAGTCTGAGAAGTCTCTTCCTGCTGCCCCTACAACTTCAGCCCCCAAGAAGTCTCGAAAGAAACGCACCAAGCTGTTGAAGGACGAGGCTGAGCAACTCAAGGCTGAGGATCTCATTCGTACCGTGGTTCAGGATGCTGTTGACGAGGGCCATGTGGATCCCAAggaccctgctgctgctgacggTCTCAGACCTCGTAGAAAGCgaaaggctgctgctcagatTGGATCTCTTGCGGAAGCTGAAATCGAAGAGCACGACGAACAGCTTTCCGAATCGCAGCAGTCGCAGCAAGCTCCCATTGAGGGCGATGATATGTCTATGATGGATCTTTCAGTCGACTCCatcaacgaggaggatctCATGCGTGCTGTTCAGAACGCTACCAATTCTGTCGATGACCACATCTTGATGGAACCCAATGTGGTGGATgtggctgttgctgctgctgctatGCGACCTGAGCCGGCCGAagaaaaggagaagagagatAAGGACGAGGCCTTTGTGCCAGAagacgatgatgacgaggaagaagagatgTTTAACTaa
- a CDS encoding uncharacterized protein (Compare to YALI0E08338g, similar to Saccharomyces cerevisiae ATG2 (YNL242W); ancestral locus Anc_2.1, similar to uniprot|P53855 Saccharomyces cerevisiae YNL242w SPO72 required for sporulation) produces MNWIPNVQKRAFHYVLNRLALFSDLELDNMDISLGTAQKAALTNVKLDPDRVSLPAGMYMRSGKIDEVSVEMRLLGGAGIAVKIDGVHITASMKQMDVETATEHVEEFLERTTADLAASILSEDLSASLQIDPAEEPPLLGMGGSGISEALVKKVTQTVLSQLTVDVTNVHVTLFVAADDKMDLVVDEVRLRPQGGQEMALEVRGVKMKVMDKKARGTSGPVTAGSTAHATTGFTSESDSDSDTDPFSNAKKSLLQSTIFSHEEASSIYMSAIAESANLGFESDPLFGVFYVDTIDVLVFLGEEMRVSCEVGIVRASLDLLPTVILSLVKVGNGGSGGKKSRDSETKEGTAMDLNMSIKSISASICQLGDDWEFKNIDTNLLFSLSDISGSSGAFHKLQIGVCEVKRGSTRVFGFESDEKNTDDEEPTPRDSDILLKASSASFTLVLPKKAVGVFTIPDLIDVVSLITYLLSLIESKQQKAATMTECSERAGASKTTVQTNTFDFDVAGHKLYILPIRLSNGQMSLSRVSFGDVHVKGISFENSIVSVDKVDFDIGLPIVEELHQLLLPIIDAMNSAKNRPVPASVQTAPPKLLRIVEEPVNASSLVINVARVKGKVDLGGKVGVIEVVLGGISVTGPTDRIEISTVEIGRDLSDLGLSKKWLLHPLKRESNVVVELSSGQIQLITVKNCALEFYTELLELFGGKGDDTKAAELQESSSPDSSSRESSSGSESPPKRIPLQIHNCAVGLNPTNSSSSAQFIVKHVTCEIKPSPTFSMTSFIGSASLLLIDDASLVTPNPTDLMSSYLEQYTSVASLTATSISISTSPGNPTCININGDTVTLSTCADSTQTLIHLINSLKPAVELSGAKFQLETLDPFLNTFQDVDDCFFKAKNKDACESSCSSDNDDIDMVSDDVPNNMSFVESYYGGDKPSQSRKSGRQKMAESYTHADFLLDSDLDSLVKRERVRFEEICFEEDYFDKEEEDMPVMSRPRASSHDLASSNELLTPPTVVINIDLIHNIVCNFHDGYDWQYTRNEINGAVDGLKKRMKERPVVEEPPVMTTDLLFNSIYIQAKDEDDLDDVVGEQTEPAKPKEANKSRRGLLSRSSNPLVQVWLQGIACLLTVYAGLEDPDLPPGQVLNSLDVKIKDVEIIDHVPTSTWNKFLTYMRSRGEREAGAVMAHITMQNVKPVSTLSSQEVICHVTILPLRLHVDQDTLDFLTRFFNFKDVRTTAPPDETFIQKFDIRDVPVKLDYKPKKVDYSGLKSGKSTELMNFFILDESDMVLRRIKLRGITGFADLGQKLNDIWMPDVRRTQLPGVLAGVAPVRPLVNLGGGIRNLIVVPVREYKKDGRVVRSLNQGAYAFAKTTTNELVRFGAKLAVGTQNLLEGVVSTERAGESRDLDDSDLESTTKYYTYMGYSDSNNKLISLYANQPLGVYAGLQDAYSSFGKHMNVAKTAIHNLSEDISEADTAGAAAYAVVKAAPVALIRPIIGTTEAVSKTLFGVANEMDPSGRELARDKYKEAN; encoded by the exons ATGAACTGGATCCCCAACGTGCAGAAGCGGGCGTTTCACTACGTGCTGAACCGCCTGGCGCTGTTTTCGGACCTGGAGCTCGACAATATGGACATTTCGCTAGGGACGGCGCAGAAGGCGGCGCTAACTAACGTCAAACTCGATCCCGACCGTGTCAGTCTTCCAGCAGGCATGTACATGCGCTCTGGAAAGATCGACGAGGTGTCGGTGGAGATGCGGCTTTTGGGGGGCGCGGGAATTGCCGTCAAGATCGATGGCGTGCATATCACGGCATCCATGAAACAGATGGACGTGGAGACCGCCACCGAGCACGTGGAGGAGTTTCTGGAAAGGACGACGGCTGATCTGGCGGCATCGATCCTGTCGGAAGACCTGTCCGCGTCACTACAGATCGATccagcagaagagccaCCACTGCTGGGCATGGGCGGGTCAGGAATCAGTGAGGCACTAGTCAAAAaggtgacacagacagtgCTAAGTCAACTGACAGTGGATGTCACAAACGTGCACGTGACGCTATTTGTGGCTGCAGACGACAAAATGGATCTAGTTGTGGACGAGGTCAGACTGAGACCACAAGGAGGACAGGAGATGGCCCTGGAAGTGAGGGGAGTCAAGATGAAGGTAatggacaagaaggctcGAGGCACAAGCGGCCCGGTAACAGCAGGATCCACAGCACATGCAACAACAGGGTTCACCTCAGAATCAGATTCAGATTCAGACACAGACCCGTTCTCAAATGCAAAGAAGTCTCTCCTTCAATCAACCATTTTTTCGCATGAGGAGGCCAGCAGCATTTACATGAGTGCGATAGCCGAGTCTGCCAATCTCGGATTTGAGTCTGATCCACTCTTTGGGGTGTTTTACGTCGACACTATTGACGTTCTGGTTTTCCTAGGAGAGGAAATGAGAGTCAGTTGTGAGGTCGGTATTGTCAGAGCCAGTCTCGACCTGTTGCCGACTGTGATTCTATCATTGGTTAAGGTGGGAAATGGTGGAAGTGGTGGTAAGAAGTCTCGTGATTCAGAAACAAAAGAGGGGACTGCTATGGACTTGAATATGAGCATCAAGTCGATTTCGGCATCGATTTGCCAGTTGGGTGACGACTGGGAGTTTAAGAACATTGACACAAATCTgcttttctctctctccgATATTTCTGGATCGTCTGGAGCTTTCCACAAGCTCCAGATTGGTGTTTGTGAGGTGAAGAGGGGCTCTACTCGAGTGTTTGGCTTCGAaagcgacgagaagaacacAGACGATGAGGAACCCACACCACGAGATTCCGATATTCTCCTCAAAGCCTCTTCGGCTTCTTTCACGTTGGTTCTACCCAAGAAGGCTGTTGGCGTGTTTACCATCCCTGATCTCATCGACGTGGTTAGCTTGATTACTTATCTCTTGTCGTTAATTGAGtccaagcagcagaaggcGGCAACTATGACTGAATGTAGTGAAAGGGCCGGCGCATCGAAGACTACTGTTCAAACAAACACTTTTGATTTCGACGTCGCCGGACACAAGCTGTACATTTTGCCTATTCGACTATCTAACGGCCAGATGTCACTATCACGTGTTTCGTTCGGCGATGTTCATGTCAAGGGAATTTCGTTTGAGAATTCTATCGTGTCGGTTGACAAGGTGGATTTTGATATTGGTCTGCCGATCGTTGAggagctccaccagctACTTCTACCTATCATCGATGCGATGAACAGTGCAAAGAACCGACCAGTTCCCGCATCAGTACAGACCGCACCCCCCAAGCTGCTTCGGATCGTCGAGGAGCCTGTGAATGCCTCCTCTCTAGTCATCAATGTGGCGAGGGTGAAAGGAAAGGTTGATCTAGGTGGAAAAGTCGGGGTCATTGAGGTAGTTCTAGGTGGGATTTCTGTTACTGGACCTACTGACAGGATTGAGATCTCCACCGTCGAAATCGGAAGAGATTTGAGCGATCTGGGATTATCAAAGAAGTGGCTTTTGCATCCGCTTAAAAGA GAAAGTAATGTTGTGGTGGAGCTCTCCAGCGGTCAGATTCAGCTCATTACGGTGAAGAACTGTGCACTTGAGTTTTACACTGAGCTACTGGAGCTATTTGGAGGTAAAGGTGATGACACCAAGGCAGCTGAGTTGCAAGAGTCATCTTCACCAGACTCGAGTTCACGTGAGTCCTCCTCTGGCTCGGAATCACCTCCTAAAAGAATTCCTTTGCAGATTCACAACTGCGCTGTTGGACTGAATCCTACAAACTCATCTTCCTCAGCCCAGTTCATTGTCAAGCATGTGACATGTGAAATCAAACCATCACCCACTTTCTCCATGACGTCTTTCATTGGATCAGCATCTCTTCTTTTGATTGATGATGCATCACTGGTTACACCTAATCCTACGGATCTTATGTCTTCCTACCTCGAACAGTACACCTCTGTTGCTAGCTTGACTGCTACGTCTATCTCCATTTCTACTTCGCCTGGTAACCCCACCTGCATCAATATCAATGGAGATACAGTCACACTGAGCACTTGCGCAGATTCTACACAGACTCTTATCCATCTGATCAACAGTCTGAAGCCGGCTGTTGAATTGAGCGGTGCCAAGTTCCAGCTGGAGACTCTGGACCCGTTTCTCAACACATTCCAAGACGTGGATGACTGCTTCTTCAAGGCGAAAAACAAAGACGCGTGTGAATCGTCTTGTTCCTCTGACAATGACGACATTGATATGGTGTCAGACGATGTTCccaacaacatgtcttTTGTAGAGAGTTATTATGGGGGTGACAAGCCGAGTCAGAGTCGAAAGAGTGGACGTCAAAAGATGGCTGAAAGCTACACTCATGCTgatttcctccttgatTCCGATCTGGATAGTCTGGtgaagagggagagagtCCGGTTCGAGGAGATCTGCTTTGAAGAGGATTATTTCGAtaaagaggaggaagacatGCCCGTCATGAGCCGTCCTCGTGCATCTTCTCATGATCTAGCTTCTTCAAATGAGCTACTCACACCGCCCACGGTGGTTATCAACATTGACTTGATTCACAACATTGTCTGCAACTTTCATGACGGTTACGACTGGCAGTACACACGAAATGAAATCAATGGAGCTGTCGACGGCCTCAAAAAACGCATGAAGGAGCGTCCAGTGGTAGAAGAGCCACCCGTAATGACCACCGACCTACTCTTCAACTCAATCTACATTCAGGCAAAGGACGAAGACGATCTGGATGATGTTGTCGGGGAACAGACTGAGCCAGCCAAACCGAAGGAGGCCAATAAATCGCGACGTGGACTTCTTTCTCGGTCAAGCAATCCCCTAGTCCAGGTCTGGCTCCAAGGAATTGCATGTCTTCTTACTGTCTATGCTGGTCTTGAAGACCCCGATCTTCCTCCTGGCCAGGTTCTCAACTCTCTGGATGTTAAAAtcaaggacgtggaaaTCATTGACCATGTGCCAACGTCTACGTGGAACAAATTCCTGACGTACATGCGATCACGTGGAGAACGAGAAGCAGGCGCAGTCATGGCTCACATCACCATGCAAAACGTGAAACCTGTTTCTACACTGTCTTCCCAAGAGGTGatttgtcacgtgaccattTTGCCTCTCCGGCTCCATGTGGATCAGGACACGCTTGACTTTTTGACCCGGTTCTTCAACTTCAAGGATGTGCGTACCACTGCTCCCCCAGATGAAACGTTCATTCAAAAGTTTGATATTCGTGATGTGCCTGTCAAGCTCGACTACAAACCTAAGAAAGTGGATTATTCGGGTCTCAAGTCCGGCAAGTCGACCGAGCTTATGAACTTTTTCATCCTGGACGAGTCGGACATGGTGCTTCGGCGCATCAAGCTGCGTGGTATCACCGGGTTTGCTGATCTTGGCCAGAAGCTGAACGATATCTGGATGCCAGACGTACGACGAACGCAATTACCAGGAGTTCTGGCCGGTGTGGCTCCTGTTCGTCCCCTTGTGAACCTCGGAGGTGGAATCCGCAACCTCATTGTTGTACCTGTTCGAgagtacaagaaggatgGACGGGTGGTTCGTTCACTCAACCAAGGAGCATATGCATTTGCCAAGACGACCACCAACGAGCTGGTACGGTTTGGAGCAAAATTGGCGGTTGGTACGCAGAATTTACTGGAGGGTGTGGTGAGTACAGAACGAGCGGGCGAGTCTCGTGATTTGGACGACTCGGATCTCGAGTCCACAACCAAGTACTACACTTACATGGGCTACTccgactccaacaacaagctTATTTCTCTATATGCCAATCAGCCCTTGGGTGTGTATGCTGGTCTTCAGGATGCATACTCTTCGTTCGGCAAGCATATGAATGTGGCCAAGACCGCCATTCACAATCTGAGTGAAGACATATCTGAGGCAGATACGGCCGGAGCAGCCGCCTACGCAGTGGTCAAGGCTGCCCCCGTGGCTTTGATCCGTCCTATAATCGGAACTACGGAGGCAGTTTCCAAGACGCTGTTTGGAGTGGCCAATGAGATGGATCCCAGTGGTCGAGAGCTTGCCCGCGATAAGTATAAGGAGGCAAACTAG
- a CDS encoding uncharacterized protein (Compare to YALI0E08360g, similar to DEHA0A08206g Debaryomyces hansenii) has protein sequence MVVSINPSIPADSLVRKLKCAPNHALHILSLLTHHHTKYDKMINLFKGHPSDDLFPEKEVLAAAASLLSRDRPEDDDDENRHPLTYGPDQGALYVRQLIAKWVTERELLEKTPIAANCINLTCGASFGFADILQSCTLPQTGYTRRAFIVSPCYYLINSVFIDCGFKGKLTAIREDFGRLDLTKLEADLEKYSSEEGHEHEKSPLDVVGDESRPTKKIYKFVFYFVPTFSNPGSAIIPLEDRVKLLELARKYDMLIVSDDVYDFLEHSIERENLPPRMVTLDRETVTSTHGNTVSNLSCSKLLGPGLRVGWQETATGALALQLADSGASRSGGTPAHLNTMIVGEMIKLGLFDKVVNHLNKIYNARATVYKEALKKYLPEGTHIEGGDGGYFIWVTLDKVDARKMVELAKERGLVLASGDKFEVNGDPQNWGKTSVRVSVSYTDADKALEGIKIWGGVCDDLIKWDEAIDVC, from the coding sequence ATGGTCGTTAGTATTAATCCATCTATCCCCGCCGACAGCCTTGTCCGGAAACTCAAATGTGCACCAAATCATGCACTCCACATCTTATCTCTTCTgacacatcaccacacgAAATACGACAAGATGATCAACCTGTTCAAAGGCCACCCCAGCGACGACTTATTTCCGGAAAAGGAAGTGTTGGCCGCCGCCGCGTCATtgctgtcacgtgaccgcccggaagacgacgacgacgaaaacCGACATCCCCTTACCTATGGGCCTGATCAGGGTGCTTTGTACGTCCGGCAGCTGATCGCCAAGTGGGTCACGGAGCgggagctgctggaaaagaCTCCGATTGCTGCCAATTGCATTAATCTCACCTGTGGCGCTTCTTTTGGTTTTGCAGATATTCTGCAGTCTTGCACTCTTCCCCAGACTGGTTACACTCGACGGGCATTCATTGTTTCGCCGTGCTACTACCTCATCAATTCGGTTTTCATTGATTGTGGGTTCAAGGGCAAACTGACCGCAATTCGAGAGGATTTCGGACGCCTGGATCTGACCAAACTGGAAGCGGATCTGGAGAAGTACTCTTCCGAGGAGGGCCATGAACACGAAAAGTCACCTCTGGACGTTGTGGGAGACGAATCGCGAcccaccaagaagatttACAAGTTTGTCTTCTACTTTGTGCCCACATTCAGTAACCCCGGAAGTGCAATCATCCCTCTGGAGGACAGagtcaagctgctggaactCGCTCGAAAGTACGACATGCTCATTGTGTCTGACGACGTGTATGACTTTCTGGAGCACTCGATTGAGCGGGAGAATCTGCCTCCCAGAATGGTCACCCTCGATCGTGAGACTGTAACCTCTACCCATGGAAACACAGTCTCCAACCTCAGCTGCAGTAAACTGCTGGGCCCTGGTCTGCGTGTTGGGTGGCAGGAGACTGCTACCGGCGCTCTCGCCCTCCAACTGGCCGATTCCGGTGCCTCTAGATCTGGAGGTACCCCTGCTCACCTCAACACCATGATTGTGGGCGAGATGATTAAGCTGGGTCTGTTTGATAAGGTCGTTAACCATCTCAACAAGATTTACAATGCACGAGCTACCGTCTACAAGGAAGCCCTCAAGAAATACCTTCCCGAAGGTACCCATATCGAGGGTGGCGATGGAGGCTACTTCATTTGGGTGACTCTGGACAAAGTGGATGCGCGAAAGATGGTTGAGCTTGCCAAGGAGCGAGGTCTGGTTCTGGCGTCTGGAGACAAATTTGAGGTAAATGGTGATCCCCAGAACTGGGGAAAGACCAGTGTCCGTGTCTCTGTTAGTTATACTGATGCTGATAAGGCTCTGGAGGGAATCAAAATCTGGGGCGGGGTTTGCGATGATCTGATCAAGTGGGACGAGGCCATTGATGTGTGTTAA
- a CDS encoding uncharacterized protein (Compare to YALI0E08382g, no similarity) — MSYSAIPSEPTDSAPGVVAVPQPSSPKAGLIQNFIFLQVKKSIAIAVVVLVSQGASLNATLEGVLILATSILPFWTPPMWTPNMAPHKFTAIVFYACWLLQLGVQFLCLDFNPSNQFSKVLQISALNLVTGFLGNQIKYSQAYFVKRLYPADQQIKATKYAFLFAFLYPQVLESVLVALYLNVTFLPAWTLEGFRAAAYLYFAADLYFRYPVESESGVTAWNDSSLYSFYKTELASVWKGILFYYYFFLQFL, encoded by the coding sequence ATGTCATACAGCGCAATTCCATCGGAACCAACAGATTCAGCCCCAGGGGTGGTCGCAGTTCCTCAACCATCGTCACCCAAAGCTGGGCTGATCCAGAACTTCATCTTTCTGCAAGTGAAGAAATCAATCGCAATTGCAGTGGTGGTTCTCGTGTCTCAAGGCGCATCACTCAATGCAACTCTTGAGGGAGTACTCATTCTGGCGACTTCAATCCTACCTTTCTGGACACCTCCAATGTGGACGCCCAACATGGCTCCCCACAAATTCACAGCCATCGTTTTCTACGCGTGTTGGTTGCTGCAACTGGGCGTCCagtttctgtgtctggaCTTCAACCCTTCCAACCAATTCTCAAAGGTCCTGCAAATCAGCGCCCTCAATCTAGTTACCGGCTTCCTGGGAAACCAAATCAAATACTCCCAGGCCTACTTTGTCAAACGCCTCTACCCTGCTGACCAGCAAATCAAAGCCACAAAGTACGCCTTCCTGTTTGCATTCCTATACCCACAGGTTCTGGAGTCGGTGCTCGTAGCACTGTATCTGAACGTGACCTTCCTTCCAGCCTGGACCCTAGAGGGCTTCCGAGCTGCTGCCTACCTGTATTTCGCAGCTGACCTCTACTTCAGATACCCTGTCGAGAGTGAATCTGGGGTTACAGCCTGGAACGACTCTTCATTGTACAGCTTCTACAAGACTGAACTGGCATCCGTATGGAAGGGTATACTCTTCTACTACTACTTTTTCCTTCAGTTCTTGTAA
- a CDS encoding uncharacterized protein (Compare to YALI0E08392g, gnl|GLV|YALI0E08392g [Yarrowia lipolytica] similar to uniprot|P41927 Yarrowia lipolytica Metallothionein-I MTLI): MTAITFISKYRINPVTQTIPAVSLLEMESPYHQHSYCTALPYDCPFPSRSRKTLLLMFDLSKYPQIIPNLSSSRHSLATFVYRHFSNRPVPLSARFVHSTTAEYNFIVEIWEPEFYIIRAEFPILFLHTCTSAQSSLWTSLKQNTQSILKEFAYTRLRASLICSKPPDHEQTQSC; encoded by the coding sequence ATGACTGCTATTACATTTATCTCTAAGTATCGCATAAATCCCGTAACTCAGACAATACCGGCGGTTTCGCTTTTGGAGATGGAATCGCCATATCATCAACACTCTTACTGCACTGCACTGCCCTACGACTGCCCCTTTCCAAGTCGTTCTAGAAAGACGTTGTTATTAATGTTTGACTTATCCAAATATCCTCAGATCATTCCAAATCTGAGCTCTTCACGCCACAGCCTCGCCACCTTTGTGTATCGGCACTTTTCGAATCGTCCAGTGCCACTTTCTGCAAGATTCGTGCATTCTACCACGGCTGAATACAACTTTATCGTGGAGATCTGGGAACCAGAGTTTTATATAATAAGAGCCGAATTCCCCATTCTCTTCCTTCACACATGCACATCAGCTCAATCATCTCTCTGGACCTCTCTcaaacaaaacacacaatCTATACTAAAGGAATTTGCATACACAAGGCTCAGAGCTTCTCTCATCTGTTCCAAGCCCCCAGACCATGAACAAACACAATCGTGTTGA